From a single Labrus bergylta chromosome 14, fLabBer1.1, whole genome shotgun sequence genomic region:
- the LOC109988950 gene encoding zinc finger protein 853 produces the protein MSGRLAFQTQLASIMEVLANAAVAEICKLVDDDYAVVSLQMSQCQRENKALKRKVHLLELKMARGNAERRLRESAMNGGRPRVQITGGDRLREAANISTSRSSCTDAAFGGQMDVVLWSGRAAQEDVELIHTERAQRKSPDVQLVEEDEAQVKEEKVEAIMSRVTEREEEEEEVLIRDDGLLECVPRGPGQRPGLHQQGTQSSSQQTLSPSPGSRRRRRAGDRGVEKEEEEEEEEDVVLVKVEEVEHVEQLGAGPQTQRSLSIQEGLVESSTDDFRAALPFDDITQSSNSQLSDLQESGRGFSEVSYGTSSLWTNGGSSYCHDNSLPGPSSHCAPLSYLPGALIGAELGDAGRELAAEGSHGFHTSVSFQQQLPVIDLSEESSHAPSLDQVQGPPEAQNRAQAPGGTSRRRVSTCKFCGKGFSSPANLESHLRTHTGEKPYGCNVCGKKFSQFWNLKIHRHIHTGERPYQCSLCAERFSDPSNLRKHEKRHHPRA, from the exons ATGTCGGGCCGACTGGCCTTCCAGACGCAGCTGGCCTCCATCATGGAGGTGCTGGCTAACGCGGCGGTGGCTGAGATCTGCAAGCTGGTGGACGATGACTACGCGGTGGTGAGCCTGCAGATGTCCCAGTGTCAGCGGGAGAACAAGGCCCTGAAGAGGAAGGTACACCTGCTGGAGCTCAAGATGGCACGGGGGAACGCCGAGAGGAGGCTCCGGGAGAGCGCCATGAACGGCGGCCGGCCCAGAGTGCAGATCACCGGGGGAGACAGGCTGCGAGAGGCCGCCAACATCTCCACCTCCAGATCCTCCTGCACAG acgCAGCGTTCGGAGGACAGATGGACGTGGTTCTGTGGTCGGGCCGAGCTGCACAAGAAGACGTCGAGCTGATCCACACTGAGCGTGCGCAGAGGAAG TCTCCAGATGTGCagctggtggaggaggatgaggcgcaggtgaaggaggagaaggtggaggcaATCATGTCGAGGGTGactgagagggaggaggaggaggaggaggtgctgaTCAGAGACGATG GACTGCTCGAGTGTGTCCCCCGTGGACCAGGACAGAGACCCGGCCTCCACCAACAGGGCACCCAGTCCAGCTCCCAGCAGACCCTATCCCCGTCCccaggcagcaggaggaggaggcgtgCGGGCGACAGAGGAGTGGAG aaagaggaggaggaggaggaggaggaggacgtggTGCTggtgaaggtggaggaggtggagcatGTGGAGCAGCTGGGGGCGGGGCCTCAAACTCAGCGCAGCCTCAGCATTCAGGAGG GTCTAGTGGAGTCGAGCACAGACGACTTCAGAGCTGCTCTACcgtttgatgacatcacacagagcTCCAATAGTCAGCTGTCTGACCTGCAGGAGAGTGGGCGGGGCTTCTCAGAGGTCAGCTATGGCACTTCGTCGCTTTGGACCAATGGAGGAAGCAGTTATTGTCATGACAACAGCCTCCCGGGGCCGTCCTCTCACTGTGCCCCCCTCTCTTACCTGCCCGGTGCTCTGATTGGAGCAGAGCTGGGCGATGCTGGGAGGGAATTGGCTGCTGAGGGCTCTCATGGTTTCCACACTTCTGTGtcctttcagcagcagcttcctgtAATCGACCTGTCAGAGGAGTCTAGCCATGCCCCCTCTTTAGATCAGGTACAGGGACCCCCTGAGGCTCAGAATCGGGCTCAGGCTCCGGGAGGGACCAGCAGGAGGCGAGTCTCTACCTGCAAGTTCTGTGGTAAAGGCTTCAGCTCCCCTGCTAACCTGGAGTCTCacctgagaacacacacaggggaGAAACCGTACGGCTGCAACGTATGTGGGAAAAAGTTCTCCCAGTTCTGGAACCTAAAGATACACCGACACATCCACACCGGGGAGAGACCGTACCAGTGTTCCCTGTGCGCCGAACGCTTTTCCGACCCCAGCAACCTAAGAAAGCATGAGAAGAGACATCACCCGCGCGCGTAG